The following are encoded in a window of Megalops cyprinoides isolate fMegCyp1 chromosome 16, fMegCyp1.pri, whole genome shotgun sequence genomic DNA:
- the zgc:101765 gene encoding glyoxal reductase — MAEPQPSVLLNTGAQMPLLGLGTFRLRGPDEMHQVIDAALTAGYRAFDTAAVYRNEADLGCALRNLLPKHGLTRADIFITSKLGPRDQGSRAQEGCIRSLEQLGLDYIDLYLVHWPGTQGLKMGDERNPGNRAESWAAMEDFHTSGKFRAIGVSNYTLGHLRELLKGCRMPPAVLQVEFHPKLAQVELRALCRELGVCFQAYSSLGVGCLLSDPVVLGVAKRCGRSPAQVLLRWAVQQEVPVLPKSSQPERVAENGQIFDFHLSEEEMGRLSALDCGKKYCWDPSAVV; from the coding sequence ATGGCAGAGCCACAGCCCTCAGTCCTGCTGAACACGGGGGCACAGATGCCCCTCCTTGGCCTGGGCACCTTCCGGCTGCGTGGTCCAGATGAAATGCACCAGGTCATAGATGCAGCGCTGACAGCTGGGTACCGTGCTTTTGACACTGCGGCTGTGTACCGGAACGAGGCAGACCTGGGCTGTGCCCTCAGGAACCTGCTGCCCAAGCACGGCCTCACTCGTGCCGACATCTTCATCACCAGCAAACTTGGTCCACGAGACCAGGGCAGCAGGGCCCAGGAGGGGTGCATTCGAAGCCTGGAGCAGCTGGGGCTGGACTACATCGATCTTTACCTGGTGCACTGGCCTGGAACTCAGGGCCTAAAGATGGGAGATGAGAGGAATCCAGGGAACCGTGCTGAGAGCTGGGCGGCGATGGAGGATTTCCACACCAGCGGAAAGTTCCGGGCCATTGGGGTCTCCAACTACACCCTGGGCCACCTGAGGGAGCTGCTGAAGGGGTGCCGGATGCCCCCAGCCGTGCTCCAGGTGGAGTTCCATCCCAAGCTGGCCCAGGTGGAGCTGAGGGCCCTGTGCAGGGAATTGGGTGTGTGCTTCCAGGCCTATTCCTCCCTGGGGGTGGGGTGCCTGTTGTCGGACCCTGTGGTGCTGGGCGTGGCCAAGAGGTGTGGTCGGAGCCCCGCCCAGGTGCTACTGAGGTGGGCGGTACAGCAGGAAGTGCCCGTGCTGCCAAAATCCTCACAGCCCGAGAGGGTGGCAGAAAACGGGCAGATCTTTGACTTCCACCTgagtgaggaggagatggggaggcTGTCTGCCCTGGACTGTGGAAAGAAATACTGCTGGGACCCTTCAGCTGTTGTCTAG